One stretch of Niallia sp. XMNu-256 DNA includes these proteins:
- a CDS encoding spore germination protein: MPAFVGQTQIVNIGGGNVQFGDALNISPKSNTKSTLGSGAANTAGFVMANNGISATNHFDTNLIDQPNVGNN, encoded by the coding sequence ATGCCTGCATTTGTTGGTCAGACACAAATTGTTAACATTGGTGGAGGAAATGTACAATTTGGTGATGCATTAAATATCTCACCTAAAAGTAATACAAAATCAACTTTAGGTTCAGGTGCTGCAAATACTGCCGGATTCGTCATGGCAAACAATGGAATAAGTGCAACCAATCATTTTGATACAAACTTAATTGACCAACCTAACGTTGGAAACAATTAA
- a CDS encoding spore germination protein GerPE produces the protein MLARISKVDNVKVKSVIFGSYIQIGDSNEVNGLARVLAVQRQREVFYSNEGDFSLFNIYSYSLPLPPINEPIGIHTTSPNPIIKVGSIDVTAMSTSAFMHIGNTEHIRMESRVLHIRQLETIDEPMNPT, from the coding sequence ATGTTAGCTAGAATTTCGAAAGTCGACAACGTTAAGGTCAAATCAGTCATTTTCGGTTCTTACATCCAAATTGGCGATTCAAACGAAGTGAATGGTTTGGCCCGTGTTCTTGCGGTACAAAGACAAAGGGAAGTATTTTATAGTAATGAAGGCGATTTTTCTCTTTTTAATATTTATTCCTATTCACTCCCACTGCCACCTATCAATGAACCGATCGGGATCCATACAACTTCACCAAACCCTATTATTAAAGTGGGATCCATCGATGTAACTGCGATGAGTACATCAGCCTTTATGCATATTGGAAATACCGAACATATTCGTATGGAATCTAGAGTTTTACACATTAGGCAACTCGAGACGATTGATGAACCGATGAACCCTACTTGA
- a CDS encoding spore gernimation protein GerPD, which translates to MNFEVVNRDICVGNITVLGVSSSSVLMVGDTNTIQLTSLFDTPPESLIIGPFVPLGL; encoded by the coding sequence ATGAATTTTGAAGTAGTAAACCGTGATATTTGTGTCGGTAATATTACCGTACTCGGTGTTTCAAGTTCCTCAGTTTTAATGGTCGGTGATACCAATACCATTCAACTTACTTCTCTTTTCGATACTCCGCCTGAATCATTAATTATCGGTCCATTTGTACCTTTGGGACTCTAA
- the gerPC gene encoding spore germination protein GerPC, producing MNQDIYQIIQSMQTYMYSQDHLIRGMQKKIKSLEKQISELQKRPSVHIDRMEYKFDQLKVETLEGTLNIGLNPSDLQGIEDLSVPNGNGKGPPEPKERMSMFTEVENLTNQFLDENLQSIVAETCQQLQYNVDETYHDFILQDIKRQLPNRIEAYLNQPMRNEQTKEQQIESIVEQLKTEIQNGVLVFLQHLPHNMNGEKKE from the coding sequence ATGAATCAGGATATATACCAAATAATCCAATCCATGCAAACTTATATGTATAGCCAAGATCATCTAATACGAGGAATGCAAAAAAAAATCAAATCCTTAGAGAAGCAAATATCGGAACTTCAAAAGCGACCTTCCGTTCATATCGATCGCATGGAATATAAGTTTGATCAGTTAAAAGTCGAAACCCTGGAAGGCACTTTAAATATCGGGCTCAACCCCTCTGACTTGCAAGGTATAGAGGATCTTTCAGTACCTAACGGAAATGGAAAAGGGCCTCCTGAACCAAAGGAAAGAATGTCTATGTTTACAGAAGTAGAAAATTTGACTAACCAATTTCTCGATGAAAATCTCCAGTCTATTGTTGCTGAAACTTGCCAGCAATTACAATATAATGTTGACGAAACTTATCACGACTTTATTCTTCAAGATATTAAAAGACAGCTTCCTAATCGAATTGAAGCTTATTTAAATCAACCAATGAGAAATGAACAAACGAAAGAACAACAAATAGAATCGATTGTTGAACAGTTAAAGACAGAAATTCAAAATGGTGTTTTAGTCTTTCTTCAACATTTACCCCATAATATGAATGGAGAGAAAAAAGAATGA
- a CDS encoding spore germination protein GerPB — protein sequence MNLYVQQSITIHFLKVNSVTNSSVLQIGSAGIIKPATNLYNTGGFTGAAPQAQTPIPITAGYQQTAPLVPLTPTS from the coding sequence GTGAATCTCTACGTTCAACAATCGATAACCATTCATTTCTTAAAAGTTAACAGTGTAACAAATTCCTCCGTTTTACAAATTGGCAGTGCAGGTATTATAAAACCAGCCACCAATTTATATAACACCGGTGGATTTACAGGAGCGGCTCCACAAGCACAAACACCGATACCCATAACCGCTGGATATCAACAGACAGCACCACTGGTTCCATTAACCCCAACAAGTTAA
- a CDS encoding spore germination protein, which translates to MPAIVGVVQVINVSSAAVFHIGDTFKISAHSNAKTFAGAGSFNTGDQVHLQNYQSATNTFDQDNMDQGNYFNI; encoded by the coding sequence ATGCCAGCTATTGTAGGTGTTGTTCAAGTTATAAACGTCAGTTCTGCTGCTGTCTTTCATATCGGTGATACGTTTAAAATATCGGCTCATTCTAATGCAAAAACCTTTGCCGGAGCTGGTTCCTTTAATACAGGTGATCAGGTTCATTTACAAAACTATCAAAGTGCAACAAATACATTTGATCAAGATAATATGGATCAAGGCAATTACTTTAATATTTAG
- a CDS encoding DUF418 domain-containing protein: protein MRGMTAGILEKNRMVSLDIIRGLAILGIFLVNMLSFHSPLLYIEPLEWWQEPFDKWVYMFIDIFIGASFYPLFSMLFGYGLVMSWDRARKRGINFYPIIFRRLFLLLIIGLTHAFLIWHGDILFNYALLGFIFLFFIKLSGKRMLIIGSIFYLLPNLFLFSLLAFTMFIMGATDFSISKPTLISQSIEVYQTGSFLEITRQRIADWSYSNNLFGLLTQLFTLLPLFFIGAGVAKLKWLERVREHQKAFTIIFLIAFILGGLLKILPYILTNNLATSYVQDLFGGPLLAIAYGLVIALLAEKKGIRKGMINFAYVGRMSFSNYLFQSIVATLIFYGYGLGLYGKVSVTFGTLLVLMIYSGQILLSRLWLKFYYYGPAEWGWRNFTYWKKQKFLRKGE, encoded by the coding sequence ATGAGGGGAATGACAGCTGGAATTTTAGAAAAGAATCGAATGGTTTCTTTAGATATAATAAGGGGACTTGCTATATTAGGTATTTTTTTAGTAAACATGTTGTCTTTTCATTCACCATTATTGTATATAGAACCTTTAGAATGGTGGCAGGAACCTTTTGACAAATGGGTTTATATGTTTATAGATATTTTTATTGGGGCGAGTTTTTATCCATTATTTTCAATGCTTTTCGGATATGGACTTGTCATGTCATGGGATCGAGCCAGGAAAAGAGGGATCAACTTTTATCCAATTATATTTAGAAGACTGTTTTTGTTATTAATCATTGGATTAACCCATGCTTTTTTGATTTGGCACGGTGATATTTTATTTAATTATGCGCTACTAGGCTTTATTTTCCTCTTTTTTATAAAATTAAGTGGAAAAAGGATGCTGATTATCGGAAGTATTTTTTATCTTTTGCCAAACTTATTTCTATTTAGTTTGCTTGCTTTTACGATGTTTATCATGGGAGCAACAGATTTTTCTATATCTAAACCGACATTGATTTCTCAGTCAATCGAAGTCTATCAAACTGGAAGCTTTTTAGAAATAACAAGACAACGAATAGCCGATTGGTCATACAGTAATAATCTGTTTGGGCTCCTCACACAGCTATTCACTTTATTGCCGCTTTTTTTTATTGGTGCTGGGGTTGCTAAGCTTAAATGGTTGGAGCGGGTTAGAGAACATCAGAAGGCATTTACGATCATCTTCTTGATTGCTTTTATATTAGGAGGATTGCTGAAAATCCTACCTTATATCCTGACTAATAATTTGGCAACTAGTTATGTACAAGACCTTTTTGGAGGTCCACTTTTAGCAATAGCTTACGGTTTAGTTATTGCTTTACTAGCAGAGAAGAAAGGGATCAGGAAAGGGATGATAAACTTTGCATATGTAGGAAGAATGTCTTTCAGCAATTATTTGTTTCAATCAATTGTTGCTACACTGATTTTCTACGGTTATGGATTAGGGTTATATGGAAAGGTTTCGGTTACTTTTGGAACCCTTCTTGTGCTGATGATTTATAGCGGTCAAATTTTGCTTAGCAGACTGTGGTTAAAGTTTTATTATTATGGCCCTGCAGAGTGGGGATGGAGAAATTTTACTTATTGGAAGAAACAAAAATTTCTTAGAAAAGGAGAGTAA
- a CDS encoding YisL family protein, with product MTHAHITTWVIALILFFVAISLHKKDNKRPYKIVTMILRLFYVLIIVTGVMLLPGITGSYGVKALLGVLVIGFLEMVLGLTKKGKSAGFAWILLIIGLIAVIYLGLSLPMGIYIGS from the coding sequence ATGACACATGCACATATTACAACGTGGGTTATTGCATTAATTTTATTTTTTGTGGCGATTTCACTACATAAGAAGGATAATAAACGACCGTATAAAATTGTTACAATGATTTTGCGATTATTCTATGTTTTAATTATTGTAACAGGAGTGATGTTGTTACCTGGGATTACCGGAAGCTATGGAGTTAAGGCCTTACTAGGAGTGCTAGTAATTGGTTTCTTGGAAATGGTTTTAGGTTTAACGAAAAAAGGAAAATCAGCTGGTTTTGCGTGGATTTTATTAATTATTGGATTAATTGCTGTTATTTATTTAGGCCTTTCTCTTCCAATGGGAATTTATATTGGGTCTTAA
- a CDS encoding DUF2777 domain-containing protein, which translates to MRKQQRNKLIQHQQRAFTEGTVEYINEQWVFFDEETDEATLLNAWLNEEIEVYVYNRWRKGLLKNDGMIGFRQEDYYLKDKDLIRFRKRLVYSLEQLLGEINDDAFCQFIVNLNSLHFSIYDCIYCYNHLNFLTESSQKSGVNFIVFDNGDNICSVQHHFVYYETKSDRFEFTLSSGKRMVIEKIG; encoded by the coding sequence TTGAGAAAGCAACAACGTAATAAACTAATCCAACATCAGCAGCGTGCCTTTACAGAGGGAACTGTTGAATATATAAATGAGCAATGGGTGTTTTTTGATGAGGAAACAGATGAGGCCACACTTTTAAATGCTTGGTTAAATGAAGAAATTGAAGTATACGTGTATAATCGTTGGCGAAAAGGCTTATTAAAAAATGATGGCATGATTGGATTTAGACAAGAAGACTATTACTTAAAAGATAAAGATTTAATTCGATTTCGTAAACGTTTAGTCTACTCGTTAGAACAATTATTGGGTGAAATTAACGATGATGCCTTCTGTCAATTTATCGTCAATTTAAATTCGTTGCACTTTTCAATTTATGATTGCATTTATTGCTATAATCATTTAAACTTTCTTACCGAAAGCAGTCAAAAAAGTGGTGTTAACTTTATTGTCTTTGATAATGGAGACAACATTTGCAGTGTTCAACATCACTTCGTTTATTATGAGACAAAGAGTGATCGTTTTGAGTTCACATTAAGTTCGGGGAAACGAATGGTTATTGAAAAAATCGGCTAA
- a CDS encoding alpha-amylase family glycosyl hydrolase encodes MKKVFISIILLLLLLTNGMSVGANDTQDRRWQDETIYSIVIDRFYNADHSNDFDVNMDDPNAYHGGDFRGIIEKLDYIKDMGFTTILLSTVFDQTDGDYYGAGVKDFYGTDEHFGTIEDFKRLIDEAHKRDLKVVIDFVFNVDPNHPWRNDSTKQGWLVTSDNDMLQINLENSDARQYIFDVAKWWIEETELDGYRILSADRLSNQFLYEFSQNIKPMKASFYLMWESQVENADGYLEIGMDGFTNYRLSQELRNVFHKPDHSFTTLFSQIDSIHNPYAMATYIDNEQMSRFTRLIIEQNEHPGPRWKQALTFLYTTPGVPIVFYGSEIALDGGGTPDNLRQMNFRTDPELMDYITKIGDVRSKLPSLTRGNMEVLYEKDGFSIHKREYEDEVIVIAINNTTKTQTASIPAEKLSHDMELRGLLKGDLVRSNSKEYAITINRDESEIYTLQEKTGLNKSFIIATALVPILFGVFLYLVWRKSRKQQV; translated from the coding sequence GTGAAAAAAGTATTTATTAGCATCATTTTATTATTATTACTTCTAACAAATGGTATGTCAGTTGGAGCCAATGATACACAGGATCGGAGATGGCAGGATGAAACGATTTACTCCATTGTAATTGACCGTTTTTATAATGCTGATCACAGCAATGATTTCGATGTTAATATGGATGACCCTAATGCTTATCATGGAGGAGATTTTAGAGGAATCATTGAAAAGTTAGATTACATAAAGGACATGGGTTTTACAACCATTTTATTATCAACTGTTTTTGATCAGACAGATGGTGATTATTATGGGGCTGGAGTGAAGGATTTTTATGGAACCGACGAACATTTTGGTACAATCGAGGATTTTAAGAGATTAATAGACGAAGCCCATAAACGGGATCTAAAAGTGGTGATAGACTTTGTCTTTAATGTTGATCCTAATCACCCTTGGAGGAACGATTCTACAAAACAAGGATGGTTGGTGACCTCTGATAACGATATGCTCCAAATTAATTTAGAAAATTCAGATGCCCGTCAGTATATCTTTGATGTGGCAAAATGGTGGATAGAAGAAACGGAACTTGATGGCTACCGGATTCTCTCCGCAGATAGGCTTTCTAATCAGTTTTTGTATGAATTTTCACAAAATATTAAACCAATGAAGGCTTCATTTTATCTAATGTGGGAATCCCAAGTTGAAAATGCTGATGGCTATTTAGAAATAGGGATGGATGGATTTACAAACTATAGGTTAAGCCAAGAACTAAGAAATGTTTTTCATAAACCTGATCACTCTTTTACAACGTTGTTCTCACAAATTGACAGTATTCACAATCCGTATGCTATGGCAACTTATATCGATAATGAACAAATGTCCAGGTTTACGAGACTCATCATTGAACAGAATGAACATCCAGGTCCTCGTTGGAAGCAGGCATTAACTTTCCTCTATACAACACCAGGGGTTCCAATTGTGTTTTATGGCAGTGAGATTGCCTTGGATGGTGGGGGAACACCGGATAATCTTCGACAAATGAATTTTCGAACAGATCCAGAGTTAATGGATTATATAACGAAAATAGGGGATGTCCGATCGAAACTTCCTTCACTTACTAGAGGGAACATGGAAGTTTTGTATGAAAAAGACGGCTTTTCTATTCATAAAAGGGAATATGAAGATGAAGTTATCGTTATTGCTATTAATAATACAACAAAAACACAGACAGCTTCCATTCCTGCCGAGAAGCTAAGTCATGACATGGAATTAAGAGGGCTGTTAAAAGGGGATTTGGTTCGTAGTAATTCTAAAGAGTACGCAATTACGATTAATCGAGATGAATCGGAAATCTACACATTGCAAGAAAAAACAGGTTTGAATAAGTCCTTTATAATCGCTACTGCCCTAGTACCCATTTTATTTGGAGTATTTTTATACTTAGTTTGGAGAAAATCTCGCAAACAACAAGTCTAA
- a CDS encoding DUF421 domain-containing protein — MLTNIISEPVEVHHTGKAIAYSGVIVLLYKLFVRLSLNNTFRWVLYESPTVLIRNGDIDRNGLKKVRMPMNELLSQLRVKGFTDTRNIAMAIMEETGNLSVIPKSAYRPLQPIDLNLKVNREYLPIPLIMDGQIIHANLKYLQLDQNWLLNEVKKRGGIVKNIMLATFLENGKLYIDNNGISDHEHDPYYYDPGKDH, encoded by the coding sequence GTGCTCACTAATATTATTAGTGAGCCCGTGGAAGTTCATCATACCGGAAAAGCAATTGCTTATTCAGGAGTTATCGTCCTTTTATATAAACTATTTGTCCGTTTATCGTTGAATAACACATTTCGATGGGTTTTATATGAAAGTCCGACCGTATTGATTCGCAATGGGGATATTGATAGAAATGGATTGAAAAAGGTACGTATGCCAATGAATGAATTATTATCACAATTGAGAGTAAAAGGATTTACGGACACTCGAAATATTGCTATGGCGATAATGGAAGAGACTGGTAATTTGAGTGTGATTCCTAAGTCCGCTTATCGGCCCTTACAACCCATTGATTTAAACTTAAAAGTAAACAGAGAGTATTTACCTATCCCACTAATTATGGACGGTCAAATCATTCATGCTAATTTAAAGTATCTACAATTAGACCAGAACTGGTTATTAAATGAAGTTAAAAAAAGGGGGGGAATCGTAAAAAATATTATGTTAGCAACTTTTTTAGAAAATGGAAAGTTATATATTGATAATAATGGAATATCTGACCATGAACATGACCCATATTACTATGATCCGGGAAAAGATCATTAA
- a CDS encoding YlbF family regulator has product MSANLMEAAKYFEKFFRESNEYKNLQRVSMELNKDPQAKQVLNRINYLNSQLQQKQMMGQEIREQEVAALQNLEAAAQQNEKIRRLMEADYQVNMLMMEMNKIISKPLEELYGQLVEK; this is encoded by the coding sequence ATGTCCGCAAACTTAATGGAGGCTGCAAAGTATTTTGAAAAGTTTTTTCGTGAAAGCAATGAATATAAAAATTTACAAAGAGTTAGTATGGAACTAAATAAGGATCCACAAGCAAAACAGGTTTTAAATCGAATAAACTATTTAAATTCCCAGTTGCAACAAAAACAAATGATGGGGCAGGAAATTCGGGAGCAGGAAGTGGCAGCATTACAAAATTTGGAAGCAGCTGCCCAGCAAAATGAAAAGATTAGACGCTTAATGGAGGCAGATTATCAAGTTAATATGCTAATGATGGAAATGAATAAAATAATTTCAAAGCCCCTAGAGGAATTATACGGACAACTGGTTGAAAAATAA
- a CDS encoding xanthine dehydrogenase family protein molybdopterin-binding subunit, which produces MEIIGKSVIRKDAFAKVTGRARYTADELAGPTLHARMVTSPYGHAKIVSIDVSEAKKIQGVRGIVLGSRDLPLTGEEIRDRPPLAVGRVRYYGEPVALVVADTFHIAKKAADAIDVKYELLPVVNSPTEALKPDAPLLHENLASYEKIGTAYPVPQSNISNVTKIRKGNMEKGWLMSDFVVEGTYGFSPSDHAAMETRCATAEIDPEGYIHITTSSQAPFMVKKLLSIYFKIDIGKIVVETPFVGGAYGGKAPIQWEILAYLASQAVGGRRVKIVYSREEDLLTAPCHVGLEAKVKLGCTADGIIKAAEILYLFDGGAYSDKAIDVSRAGGVDCTGPYNIENVWCDSLCVYTNHPYGSPFRGFGHSEVLFAFERTMDMLAEKLGVDRLELRKKNAIRPGHTTPTQVLLNKSNVGNVHACIERLKEMIQWDQGQIQEIDERRIRVKGISCSWKTSTIDPDASSGVILTFNPDGSVNLISGVIEIGTGTKTVLAQILAERLKIGIDRIHVKMKVQTQTTPEHWKTVASRGTFMGGRAVLEAADDVIRQIKAIAACVLRVSTEDLEVAYERVFLRDDPKIGLDFKEVVYGYKYPNGNSIGGQIMGHGNYILRRMTSLDPETGAGQPGPEWTVAAHGVEIEFDKRDLTYKLLQAVTVVDAGTVLNLMTARGQVMGAMSMGLSFAGRETFVFDDLGRVLDPQLRTYRPIHYGENPHYKVDFVTTPQIDAPYGARGVGEHGLLGIPAALANCLSKAAGVELNELPLTPELIWRSMKT; this is translated from the coding sequence GTGGAGATTATTGGGAAATCCGTCATTCGCAAAGATGCATTTGCAAAAGTAACTGGAAGGGCGAGGTATACGGCAGATGAACTTGCAGGACCGACTCTTCATGCAAGGATGGTTACAAGCCCATATGGACATGCCAAAATCGTTTCCATTGATGTTTCTGAGGCAAAAAAAATACAAGGAGTGAGGGGCATTGTATTAGGAAGTCGTGATTTACCTCTAACTGGGGAGGAAATTAGAGATCGTCCTCCACTTGCTGTTGGCAGAGTTCGATACTACGGAGAACCAGTTGCTCTTGTTGTTGCGGATACCTTTCATATAGCGAAAAAAGCGGCAGATGCAATTGATGTGAAGTATGAACTTCTGCCTGTTGTAAATTCTCCGACTGAAGCGTTAAAGCCAGATGCACCACTACTTCATGAAAATCTAGCTTCATACGAAAAAATAGGAACTGCTTATCCCGTGCCACAATCGAATATTTCAAATGTGACCAAAATCCGTAAGGGCAATATGGAAAAAGGATGGTTAATGAGTGATTTCGTTGTGGAAGGTACTTATGGTTTTTCTCCTTCAGATCATGCTGCCATGGAAACAAGATGTGCGACAGCAGAAATAGATCCAGAAGGTTATATTCATATCACAACATCCTCGCAAGCTCCATTCATGGTTAAAAAATTGTTGAGTATTTATTTTAAAATTGATATTGGGAAAATTGTAGTGGAGACCCCTTTTGTTGGGGGTGCGTATGGGGGAAAGGCACCCATTCAGTGGGAAATTTTAGCCTATCTTGCGTCACAAGCGGTCGGAGGAAGACGAGTAAAAATTGTTTATTCAAGAGAAGAAGATTTACTGACAGCCCCTTGTCATGTAGGTCTTGAGGCAAAAGTAAAACTGGGGTGTACCGCTGATGGAATCATTAAGGCTGCTGAAATCCTCTACTTGTTCGACGGTGGAGCTTATTCAGATAAGGCAATCGATGTTAGCCGAGCTGGAGGCGTCGATTGTACTGGACCATACAATATTGAAAATGTTTGGTGTGATTCACTCTGTGTTTATACAAACCATCCTTATGGCAGTCCTTTTCGGGGCTTTGGACATTCAGAGGTCTTATTTGCATTTGAACGGACAATGGATATGCTGGCAGAAAAATTAGGAGTGGATCGACTCGAATTACGAAAAAAGAATGCGATTCGTCCAGGGCATACAACGCCTACACAAGTTTTGCTGAATAAAAGTAATGTCGGGAATGTTCATGCATGTATTGAACGGTTAAAAGAAATGATCCAGTGGGATCAGGGACAAATTCAAGAAATTGATGAAAGAAGAATAAGAGTAAAAGGAATATCTTGCAGTTGGAAAACCTCTACCATTGATCCTGATGCAAGTTCAGGTGTAATCCTAACTTTTAATCCTGATGGCAGTGTGAACCTAATCTCGGGTGTGATCGAAATTGGAACAGGAACTAAGACGGTTCTGGCTCAAATTCTTGCAGAGCGCTTAAAAATAGGGATCGATAGGATCCATGTGAAAATGAAAGTCCAGACGCAAACAACGCCTGAACATTGGAAAACGGTAGCTAGCCGTGGCACGTTTATGGGCGGAAGAGCGGTGTTGGAAGCAGCAGATGATGTCATCCGCCAAATTAAAGCAATCGCGGCATGTGTTCTAAGAGTGTCAACAGAAGATCTCGAGGTAGCTTACGAACGGGTATTTTTAAGAGATGATCCTAAAATTGGGTTAGATTTTAAAGAGGTTGTATATGGATATAAATATCCTAATGGCAACTCAATTGGTGGCCAAATTATGGGACATGGAAATTATATATTAAGACGGATGACTTCTCTAGATCCGGAAACCGGAGCGGGGCAGCCTGGTCCAGAATGGACGGTTGCCGCTCATGGTGTGGAGATAGAATTTGATAAAAGAGACTTGACTTATAAACTGCTTCAGGCAGTAACAGTAGTTGATGCTGGGACCGTTTTAAATTTGATGACAGCACGTGGCCAGGTAATGGGTGCCATGAGTATGGGATTATCCTTTGCTGGGAGAGAAACTTTCGTTTTTGATGATCTAGGAAGAGTACTAGATCCACAATTACGCACTTATCGACCGATACACTATGGAGAAAACCCTCATTATAAAGTTGACTTTGTAACAACTCCGCAAATAGACGCCCCCTATGGAGCTAGAGGGGTTGGAGAACATGGATTATTAGGAATTCCCGCCGCACTTGCAAACTGTTTAAGTAAAGCGGCAGGTGTTGAGTTGAATGAACTTCCGTTGACCCCCGAATTGATTTGGAGATCGATGAAAACATAA
- a CDS encoding S9 family peptidase translates to MGSVELSAIVSTRSIKSFEYEPHGKRVSFITDRQGSAQVWGYEIGNRRAQTPLLQEGITFIKYVDVTSDLIIGRDESGNERIQLYLLKEAGKLIPLTDSPQHVHLYGGSSPDGKWIAWSSNRRNQAFFDIYLQSLETLEIRLVFASDGQYTVEAWFPDGKSLLVSRMNSPLDNDLGILSLLTGEVKWITEHSGEAGFKDVHFNQKADHLYLLSNKDREFYGLACLDLHTFQLTWLEQGNWDFEGLAMNEQKNLLAFSMNEAGISKGYLVDLKSSTLKTWGTPMGVIKNLRFSPDSERLLFLLNGPAHPPEIWELNLHTLKVDTHLSFSDQSFLKKILVEPVPIYYRSFDNLLIHSFYYKTKNTGKKFPVVIYIHGGPESQSRAAFNPLLQYLLNIGYSVVTPNIRGSTGFGKTYSHLDDVRNRMDAVKDLICLVNWLKRETNVDPGKVAVMGGSYGGFMVLAAISHYPQLWAAAVDIVGMSSLRSFLKTTSPWRKKNREKEYGTIEKDGDFFDRIDPLHYADYIESPLLVVHGVNDPRVPIVESEQIIKKLMKRNHPVTFIRLEDEGHTLEKEKNQLFIYSQIADFLEKSMKRNRFY, encoded by the coding sequence ATGGGTTCAGTAGAATTAAGTGCCATTGTAAGCACCCGAAGTATTAAATCCTTTGAATATGAGCCTCATGGAAAAAGAGTCAGTTTTATTACTGATCGGCAAGGGTCTGCGCAGGTTTGGGGATATGAAATAGGCAATAGAAGGGCACAAACTCCCTTGCTCCAAGAAGGAATAACCTTTATTAAATATGTTGATGTAACATCAGATTTAATAATTGGGAGAGATGAGTCCGGAAATGAAAGGATCCAATTATACTTACTGAAAGAAGCTGGTAAATTAATTCCTTTAACAGATTCTCCGCAGCACGTTCATTTGTATGGAGGTAGCTCCCCTGATGGTAAGTGGATTGCCTGGTCCAGTAACCGACGAAACCAAGCCTTTTTTGACATTTATTTACAGAGCCTTGAGACACTGGAGATTCGTCTTGTTTTTGCTTCTGACGGGCAATATACGGTTGAAGCATGGTTTCCTGATGGGAAATCATTATTGGTCAGTAGAATGAATTCGCCCCTTGATAATGATTTGGGCATTTTATCCCTTTTAACGGGTGAGGTGAAATGGATAACTGAACATTCAGGAGAAGCAGGTTTTAAGGATGTTCATTTTAATCAAAAAGCCGATCATCTATATCTATTATCAAATAAAGACAGGGAATTTTATGGCCTTGCTTGTTTAGATTTGCATACCTTTCAGCTTACATGGCTTGAACAAGGTAATTGGGATTTTGAAGGATTGGCGATGAATGAACAGAAGAATTTGTTAGCTTTTAGTATGAACGAGGCAGGAATATCTAAAGGTTATTTAGTAGATTTAAAGAGTAGTACGCTTAAAACATGGGGAACACCCATGGGAGTAATCAAAAATCTTAGATTTTCACCAGATAGTGAAAGGCTGCTCTTTTTATTAAACGGACCTGCTCATCCACCTGAAATTTGGGAGCTGAATCTTCATACCCTTAAAGTTGATACGCACTTATCCTTTTCAGATCAGTCTTTCTTAAAAAAGATACTAGTTGAGCCTGTACCCATTTATTATCGTTCATTTGATAACCTGCTTATCCACTCTTTCTACTATAAGACTAAAAATACAGGAAAAAAGTTTCCGGTGGTCATTTATATTCATGGAGGTCCAGAGAGTCAAAGCCGTGCTGCTTTTAATCCTTTATTGCAATACTTATTAAATATTGGGTATTCCGTGGTAACGCCAAATATCCGAGGGAGTACAGGATTTGGAAAAACGTACTCTCATCTAGATGATGTTCGGAATCGGATGGATGCGGTAAAGGACCTGATTTGTTTAGTAAATTGGCTTAAAAGGGAAACGAATGTCGATCCTGGTAAGGTTGCAGTAATGGGAGGAAGCTATGGAGGATTTATGGTGCTTGCTGCCATTAGCCACTATCCTCAACTGTGGGCAGCAGCCGTTGATATTGTAGGGATGTCAAGCCTTCGATCATTTCTCAAAACAACAAGTCCTTGGAGGAAAAAGAACAGAGAGAAAGAATATGGAACGATTGAAAAAGATGGAGACTTTTTTGATCGGATTGATCCATTACATTATGCAGATTATATAGAATCACCACTCTTGGTCGTACATGGTGTAAATGACCCGCGAGTACCGATTGTAGAATCCGAGCAGATCATTAAGAAATTAATGAAACGAAATCATCCTGTTACATTTATTCGCTTAGAGGATGAGGGACATACATTAGAAAAAGAAAAAAATCAGTTATTTATCTATTCACAAATAGCTGATTTCCTTGAAAAATCCATGAAACGAAATCGATTCTACTAA